Genomic window (Ostrea edulis chromosome 9, xbOstEdul1.1, whole genome shotgun sequence):
GTCTAGGAAATCTGCTATGGACAACCAGTCATTCCTTTTCTTGACTGCCTCGCTTAGAAGATTCTGTACTCAATTCCCTTCAGCCCTCACGAAGCAGGCTATGTGATGTATATCCGAAAAGTTCTATAACCCAAATTACTTAAAACAGGTTCGCATTTAATTATAACCAACCGTTTACGGTCAATGCAAAGTGTCAGAAAGGCACTGATCACCACAGCGCAAGCTTCCGTTCAACAACATTCAACCCTACCGCCTTAAAACATTAAACAGATATATTCTAAACAACAATGTATATAATCATAACATTATCCAAATGGAAAATCAAATGGATTTTTTATTTGTGGTGTAGAAACTTTTTCTACCAGTAAGTCATATACAAATTTGTtgaatgtaaaaaaataaaacaaaatattctcTAAAGAAGCATGGCAACAAAACATAAGGCACTCATTGTAAAGCTCCCTCTAAAAGCATGGCGGCTATATACTTACAGAATGTAACTAAACATCATATTCTCTACACAACATGGCAAGTATACATTTGTtgcatgtaaaaaaaacccagaataTTCTTGTTACAAGCATGACAGGTATACATTTGTGGAATGTACACgtaaaaaaatgtataacaCATATTGTAAAACTCTCTCTACCAGTATGTATGACAAGTTGACAGCTACGTAACGAAATGACACATACAACTATCTGTAGTTCTGTACCAGTATCTATGACAACTATGCATTTGTACAATTGTggaatgtaaaaatatataaataaaactgtCCAAACAATCGTGGCAAACAAACATCTGTTGACTGTACCAAAGCATAAGACGATcatttattaaacaaatattcAATATCAGCTACACAGTAGTGGAAATACTGAAGAGGTAATAGGTCAATGCGAACACCACGTGACTGGAGACGAACACGGCAACAGCTGTTTTGCGCGCGAAAAAGTCCAGTATTATTCCCATGATGCTGGATTTCCTGTCTTCCTTGGAGGGGTCTGGTTTTTGATACGATGATAGTATGTAAACTGTCAGTGACCACATGATGACACCATAGGAAGACATTGCAGACACTCTCCGTAAAAAGGCtgaaaaaatgcaaaacaaTACATTACATAATAGGTCTATAATCATATGTTTCTGTTTCTTGGTTTGTAAACAGTAAAATTCATTGTATATTATCTTatgattaatttgataaacaaaattgaatcatGTAATCCATGGATTAGCTCCCAATCATTAATGTTGCCCTCCAACATAATCTAGCTCTATCGTTCTATCACGTGTGTAGACAATTCTATCATTCTATCACGTGTGTAGACAATTCTATCATTCTATCACGTGTGTAGACAATTCTATCATTCTATCACGTGTGTATATAATTCTATCATTCTATCACGTGTGTAGACAATTCTATCATTCTATCACGTGTGTAGACAATTCTATCATTCTGTCACGTTTGTTGATATCAAATGTTATATTTCTATCACATCTGtggataatcttatcattctgTCACGTGTGTGGATAATGCAATCATTCTGTCACATGCGTAAACAATGCTATCATTCTATCACATGTGTGGATAATGCTATCATTCTATCACATCTTTGGTGATGAGGTCTTCCAAcactgttggaatttccatgggcacgaattgttctcctttgttagctgacctgtttttattatcctatgaagcagaatttaatcaaaaacttctacgtgagaagaaaaaatttcttgctgtggccttcaattctacatttagatatatcgacaatgTATTATCTATTACGTGGAGGAGTCaatgaaaaaaatcattcagggtgacaaaagaaaaaaaaaacctattggACCAGATTTGTTTTCTCATCTTTACAAACACCTCATCCGTAATCGTTCCAGTTCATGACTTATTTTGTAGTATAAAATTTTGTCGTTTGTCAAAGCATCCAATAGATGTGTCCCAGTAAGCAATAAAGAGTCGAATTTCGAGAGACAGATGTTACAAACGCATGATCATGAGatggaaaactttcaaatttactttatttagtcaaaaaatgcagttttagttaaAAGCAATCTTAGAAAATTTTTAAACCCCTGCTGCACTCGAACACGCGATCTACAGATCGACGCGccaacctactgagctactcggctaggcgaggatttttaaaataaatagacaaatattgctgatatttaaatattttcatccatgttttaaaaggaagtcagtcattgTGACGATGTAGAGTGCCTCCTTAATTTAAATTGTACACCGTTGTAACATTGCTGTCTACTCACTCTCTACAATAccaatttttgtatatatataaaaaaaataaaataacatagcCAAATTAAGTCAATATCGTCAATCATCGTAATTACCATagaatatcaaaacaattttaatatagcatatttgattttttttaaaaataggtaTTACTATTCAAAGCATCGTCGCTCTTTTTCAGTTTGAGACTCGAGGAAACGCAAAATACATCACTATACATATACACTCGTAACTTACAAAATTGCCAGTTACGAAACATAATATGAATGTGAAATTATTGGTGTAGTGAACTATCCATTAAAAAATCGATAAACCAATTACTTAATATTGGTAAACTGATCGAAAAATTAACAAGTCAGGTCACACCTGAATGGTCCCTTCACCGTATCAGCTCTAGCAATGAATTGCGAGGGGATAAAAACGTGTATGAATCTGATTGATAAACGTTATcaaagaaattacatgtacatgtacatgtatttaggatAGTTTAATCCAATTCTTTATTATTCTAAGCTTTAGAGAATTTACATAGGCTACGGAAATATGATTAACCTATTGAGAAAACTCTAAATACCCACTCCTGAAGTAACTGAACATAAACGTTTAGGCCTAAGTCTATCTTCTAATGGAAATTTCAATTAACATATAGACACgataactaaaaaaaaaccgCTAAGAAATCAAATCTGTTTAAAGACATCTAAAATTTTAAGCTAAAACGCCAAACTCTTCAAACAATGTTCTTCTCTTTCCTCCGACCactcattttaaaatatctggATATCATCCATACGGAACAACTGCTCAATCTACCATACAGAAAACATAGACAGCAGGCCTCATGGGAACAGGTGCAACAAGGTATCACAGCTCATATTCAATTTACAATGAAATAGCGTTAGAAACTTTATAAAAACGGCGACAAAAATGGATTGACACCGGACTATACTTATAATTTATCATTCCCCCCACAAGATCAAGACCTACATACGTAAAATGTACAATACTAAATTCACACcattatgtaaatattagaacaaCTTATTACGCCTTTGGAAAATAACCTCCTAAACATTCTTAACGAAGTTGATATTCTTTCAACATTTACATGGAATACACTCAGTTCTCAAAAACACATCAttataatggccgacttcctttaaaaacttggatgaaaatgtaaatagcaattcagcaatatttgcctTCAAACATCATGACCtaactgagtagctcagtaggtcaGCACGttaactgctgaactgtagatcgcggttcgaatccagcaggggttttaattaattttttttcagattgctttttactaaaactccatttttgactaaataaagtaaattaaaaagtttttaatttcaaaatattgctgtactgtcctccacttttcattcatattaaatttctctggtgtagcatacctccttaaaacaACATAAATTTTGACACTTACCCAGGTACAAATCGGTCTGAGACGAGTCTGCAATGTAGTAGGAAGTCTGGAGTATAAATTGTGGAGTGCTTCCTATCAGTACATCGTACAGACGTATGCTTCTGGCATCACTATACACTTGTTCAAATGTGTGTTGTTCTGTGTGAAATCTCCTGCTGATCCATCTACTCACTATATCTATATCTCTAAAAACAAATACATcattcaaaaatcaatatatgaacCCAGGagtgcataagccgagttgcatgggatacattgtaaagtcaggaatgatgtggcatatttataattgtgaagaactaatttcagttttaaacttttcgagttactgtccagaaaccatatttgtctgaagttttcaatctattttcggtcactgtgaccttgacctgtgatctttttctctccaaaatcaataggggccttgctttgctggtatccaacaatatatccaagtttcatttgattcaaattataaattttcgagttatcctccggaaaccaaattttttttggaattttaaatttattttcggtcactgtgaccttgacctttgacatattttctccaaaatctataggggtcttccttacctggtacataacaatatctgattcggatttaaactttctgagttgtcatccggaaaccaaatatttctgaaattttcattctatattcggtcactgtgaccttgacctttgacctttttctccaaaatcaatagggtcttccttacctagttcccaacaatatatcaaagtttcatttgattcagatttaaactttctgagttatcatccggaaaccaaatttttctgaaattttcattctattttcggtcactgtgaccttgacctttgaccatttttctccaaaatcaataggggtcttccttacctggtacccaacaatatatcaaagtttcatttgattagattgtaaacttttcgagttatcatccggaaatcaattgttgacgcccaaccgcccacCCACCCGTCCGCCCGCATCACCATACCAATAGTCGagtcaacttcgttgcaactcggctgaAAATATCCCGACAACTTAACCAAAGAATGATTTTAATGTTTCATAATGGagacatgtacatatttattgaTGGACAAAGATGATTTAGAACCTCCAGTCCTATTAGTAAATTCAACAAGAGATCCGCAGAGCGGAGCATCCCTAGCAATGTCGGCAATTtaagtaaatgtaaactttttctatgaaattcccatagtgaccttgacctttgaacctaAAAAGCGATAGgattcttcctctcttgataataATCAATCAACCAAAATTATGAACCACTGAAATCTCCTCCATTTTGGTCATCGATATATGAGAAGGGCAgttttaaaaggggggggggtaataaaatcttatgaaattttacctCTAGAAAAGACCAATAATTCACgggaaaggggagggggggggtatgcTTTTGGAAAATTTTCACTGAAAGCATGGTGGTAATGCGGATATATtttgattgtaatttttttGCAATGTATTGTGATTTTGGTTAATTTGGGATGATTTGTATTCCTGtgcaattacaaaataaatagggtagaatcaaaaataaatatatacttaGGTGTAAGTCCATAATTTCAGGAAGAGCAGACAACactgaaaaaaattaacttaacaaattttgcctctgatttaaaaaacaacaacaaaaaccacaTTGTTTGTATTCATTAGTTCATTAAAGTTATAAACTTAATAATGTTGAGGGTGTACATACGGTAATGCCACTTATGGAATAGGTTTACAGAATGACTGGGGATTCTGATTTCTTATCCATTGTTATCTTGATCCTCTATGACTTTTATTCAATGCTGAATATAGGATAACAAAAgcttaaaacaaaattgaatttctttgaATGTATGcagggatttatctaggttgtttttactaccgataaaaggtacctttcccctttggcaacaaatggatatttccccttccacagataaaaaatccccttc
Coding sequences:
- the LOC125659702 gene encoding uncharacterized protein LOC125659702, whose product is MEDKQEETVKNEADACEAVDGSAFDNNWRYVASMVSIIFFLVSFDADVILAYEYHRRQMHHAFNATAAVLVTSGVVIGCLSTAWSILNESWTRYRPLYFVCLLTRFPIAGFARDIDIVSRWISRRFHTEQHTFEQVYSDARSIRLYDVLIGSTPQFILQTSYYIADSSQTDLYLAFLRRVSAMSSYGVIMWSLTVYILSSYQKPDPSKEDRKSSIMGIILDFFARKTAVAVFVSSHVVFALTYYLFSISTTV